In Eschrichtius robustus isolate mEscRob2 chromosome 2, mEscRob2.pri, whole genome shotgun sequence, a single window of DNA contains:
- the TIGD6 gene encoding tigger transposable element-derived protein 6 — protein sequence MANKGNKKRQQFSLEEKMKVVEAVDSGKRKGDVAKEFSITPSTLSTFLKDRAKFEEKVRGASVGPQRKRMRNTLYDDIDKAVFAWFQEIHAKNILVTGSVIRKKALNLANMLGYDNFQASVGWLNRFRDRHGIALKAVCREDSDRLMNGLGIDKVNEWHAGEIIKLIADYSPDDIFNAHETGVFFQLLPQHTLAARGDHCRGGKKARQRLTALFCCNASGTEKMRPLIVGRSANPRCLKNVHSLPCDYRANQQAWMTQDLFNEWLMQVDARMKQAERRILLLIDNCSAHNMLPRLERIQVGYLPSKCTAVLQPLNLGIIHTTKVLYRSHLLKQILLKLNSSEDQEKVDIKQAIDMIAVAWWSVKQSTVVKCWQKAGIIPVELIDSDAEAAASEPDIAIEKLWHSVAIATCVPNEINFQDFVTADDDLIISQELLDTEVIQDMVAGESTDEAGSEDEGEASLPQQPKVTITEAISSAQKLRWFLSTCVGVPDAIFGQLNGIDEYLMRRVTQTLVDSKITEFLQTK from the coding sequence ATGGCAAACAAGGGGAACAAGAAACGTCAGCAGTTCTCCCTAGAGGAGAAAATGAAAGTTGTGGAAGCTGTGGACTCAGGCAAGAGGAAAGGCGATGTGGCAAAAGAATTCAGTATCACTCCTTCTACTTTGTCTACATTCTTAAAGGATCGTGCCAAATTTGAAGAAAAGGTGCGGGGGGCATCTGTGGGACCCCAGAGGAAAAGAATGAGGAATACTCTTTATGACGACATTGATAAGGCCGTTTTTGCTTGGTTTCAAGAAATCCATGCCAAAAACATTCTCGTGACTGGTTCTGTCATTCGGAAAAAAGCACTAAACTTGGCCAACATGCTAGGCTATGACAATTTTCAAGCAAGTGTGGGCTGGCTGAACAGATTTCGGGATCGCCATGGAATTGCTTTGAAAGCAGTCTGCAGAGAGGATAGTGACAGATTAATGAATGGTCTAGGAATAGATAAGGTTAATGAGTGGCATGCAGGGGAAATTATAAAACTAATTGCTGACTACAGCCCAGATGATATCTTTAATGCTCATGAGACAGGAGTGTTTTTCCAGTTGCTTCCCCAGCACACACTTGCTGCTAGAGGGGACCATTGTAGAGGGGGCAAGAAAGCAAGGCAGCGGTTGACAGCACTCTTTTGTTGCAATGCTTCAGGGACTGAAAAAATGAGACCATTGATTGTTGGTAGGTCAGCCAACCCACGCTGCCTCAAGAATGTCCATTCCCTCCCTTGTGACTACCGAGCCAACCAGCAGGCGTGGATGACACAGGATCTGTTTAATGAGTGGCTGATGCAAGTGGATGCCAGAATGAAGCAGGCAGAACGCCGGATCCTCCTGCTGATTGACAACTGCTCCGCTCACAACATGCTTCCACGCTTGGAAAGGATTCAGGTGGGGTATCTGCCCTCAAAGTGTACTGCCGTCTTGCAGCCACTGAATCTTGGCATAATTCATACCACAAAAGTGCTGTACAGGAGCCACCTGCTAAAACAGATCCTCCTCAAGCTCAACAGCAGTGAAGATCAAGAAAAAGTGGACATCAAGCAGGCCATTGACATGATTGCCGTGGCATGGTGGTCAGTCAAGCAGTCCACAGTGGTGAAATGCTGGCAGAAGGCAGGCATCATCCCTGTGGAATTGATAGATTCTGACGCAGAAGCAGCAGCCAGTGAACCAGATATTGCCATTGAAAAGTTGTGGCACTCAGTGGCTATTGCCACCTGTGTcccaaatgaaataaatttcCAGGACTTTGTCACTGCAGATGATGACCTCATCATCTCTCAGGAGCTGCTGGACACAGAGGTCATCCAGGACATGGTGGCTGGTGAAAGTACTGATGAAGCTGGAAGTGAAGATGAGGGGGAGGCATCTTTACCACAGCAGCCAAAAGTCACCATCACAGAGGCCATCTCAAGTGCACAGAAACTTAGATGGTTCCTTTCCACTTGTGTAGGTGTTCCTGATGCCATTTTTGGACAGCTAAATGGCATAGATGAATATTTAATGAGAAGAGTGACACAAACTCTTGTTGATTCCAAAATTACAGAGTTCCTCCAAACAAAATAA